CACGCAGGGCAGCGGTGGTATCAGTTGAGAAATATGGATTGCCGGTGCCTGCAGCAAAAATAACTACACGACCTTTTTCCATATGGCGAATAGCCCGACGGCGGATATAAGTCTCGGCCACAGCCCGCATTTCAAAGGAGGTTTGCACTCGCGTGACAACATCTATCTTTTCCAGGGCATCCTGCAAGGCCAGAGAATTAATAACAGTAGCTAACATACCCATGTAGTCAGCAGTTGCCCTGTCCATTCCCTTGGTACTGCCGGAAATACCGCGCCAGATGTTACCTCCACCTACGACAATGGCTACTTGCACCCGTAGCTCCATAACATCTTTAATTTGTTGCGCAATGGAATATACCACTTCAGGATCAATACCGTAGCCCTTTTGACCAGCCAGGGCTTCGCCACTAAGCTTTAGGATGACCCGCCTAAATTTGGGAGTTACCATAAACAGGGTGTCCTCCAGTCTGGTAATTCTTATTCTACAACAGGATAAAAAATCCTTTATCTAACAACAAGCTTAATTTTTAATTTGGGCAGCCACTTCGGCAGCAAAATCGTCCTGACGTTTTTGTAAGCCTTCGCCCATTTCGTAACGGGTAAAACGGCGAACGTCAATCTTCTCACCAATCTTGGCAATAATTTCATTAATCACATGCTGAACGGTTTTATCAGGGTCCTTAACAAAGGGTTGCTCCAGCAGACATACTTCTTTAAAGTACTTTTCAATACGGCCTTCCACCATTTTATCAACAATTTTTTCAGGTTTGCCTTCGTTAAGAGCCTGAGCGCGTAAAATTTCCCGTTCCTTTTCAATGGCCTCAGCCGGTACTTCCTCACGACGAACATATTCCGGCTTGGTGGCAGCAATCTGCATGGCAATATCCTTGGCTAAGGCACGGAAATCAGCGTTTTTAGCCACAAAGTCAGTCTCACAGTTTATTTCTACGAGAACGCCAATACGTCCGCCACCGTGTATGTAAGCTTCCACAATACCCTCAGCTGCAATACGACCTGCTTTTTTAGCAGCGGCAGCCAAGCCCTTTTCACGCAGGAATTCAATGGCTTTCTCCATGTCGCCGCCCACTTCAGCCAAAGCCTTTTTGCAGTCCATCATACCTGCACCTGTACGTTCTCTTAATTCTTTAACCATGCTTGCAGAGATTTCTGCCATGATCAGTTCCTCCTTTATTAATCCATCCCATTAATCTTGTGCTATTATAACCATATTATTCCCAGCACAAACCTAATTAAAGAATACCAGTCACTTAGAAACTGCCTAATCTGGCATTTTCTATGGAAAGTACCATAATTATGCTTTGTTTTAAGGTACAAAAAAAGGTAGGGGCCTCCCGTATTAGCAAGACGCCCACTACCTAACATTCCTACTCTGCGACTTGTTCACCCTGTTTACCTTCCAATACGGCATCAGCCATCTTGTTGGTAAGCAGTTTTACTGCCCGAATAGCGTCATCGTTACCGGGAATTACATAATCAACCTCGTCAGGATCGCAGTTAGTATCTACAATGGCTACAATGGGAATGCCAAGTTTACGAGCTTCTGCCACTGCAATGCGTTCCTTGCGGGGATCAATCACGAACAGTGCCGAGGGCAGGCGACGCATATTTTTAATGCCACCCAGGAACTTGTCCAGCTTTTCTTTTTCATGCATCAGCTGAGCAACTTCTTTTTTGGGTAAAACTTCAAAAGTGCCGTCCTGTTCCATGCGTTCCAGTTCATGTAATCTATCAATACGACGACGGATGGTTTGGAAGTTGGTTAACATTCCACCCAACCAGCGTTGATTTACATAGTACATACCGCAACGCTCGGCTTCTTCCTTAACAGCTTCCTGTGCCTGCTTTTTGGTACCTACGAACAGGATGGTACCACCTTCAGCAGCGGTTTGCTTGACAAACTCGTAGCATTCTTCAACCTTCTTCACGGTCTTCTGTAAATCAATAATATAGATACCGTTACGATCGGTGAAGATATAGGGAGCCATTTTAGGGTTCCACCGACGGGTTTGGTGCCCAAAATGCACACCGGCTTCCAGTAACTGCTTCATGGAGATAACTGCCATAGCTAGTTGCACCTCCTCCCACTTGTTTTTAGTCCTCCGTTCTCCTCATCTTTGGCAAGACCTGAAAAATCAGGCAACCTTACACAAATCAGAGAGCGTGTGTAATTAACACCACAAAGAATTTTAGCATAATCAGGCGATTGATGCAAGGGGTTAACAAAAAAGACCACAGCAAATAACTGTGGTCCTGTATACTCCTTAACTATGCTTCAATCTCTGCAATTCTTCAATTAACCTATCGTTCAGCACCCGAATATAAGTGCCTTTCATGCCTAGGGATTTAGATTCAATGACGCCGGCACTTTCAAACTTCCGCAAGGCGTTGACAATTACAGAACGGGTAATACCAACACGGTCGGCAATCTTGCTGGCTACCAGAACACCTTCATCCCCTTCTAACTGTTCAAAAATATGCTGCACAGCATCCAGTTCTGAATAGGATAGGGTTCCCAGTGCTATTTGCACCGCCGCTTTCTTGCGAGCCTCCTCTTCCATTCTGCCAGCCCTGGCCCGCAGAATTTCCATGGCTACCACGGTGGCACCATATTCAGCCATGACTAAATCCTCATCGGTAAATTCCTGACCAAACTTAGCTAACACTAAGGTGCCTAAACGTGAGCCAGCACCCATAATGGGCACCACAGTGGTTACCTTGTGCTCACCTTTGCATTTTTCTTCATTAAAAAATACACAAGAGTCATAGGTTTGACAGAAATTGGCATGTGTTTCGTTAATACTTAATAAACTTTCATTGTACTCTTCCGGGAAACGCTTAGAGCCTTCAACGATGTCCTTCATGATATCACAGGCGAATTTCGGCATAAATCTGTAGCCCAGGGCTCTGCCCCGTCTGTCAATGATGTAGCAATTGCATTCGATGTTTTGGGATAAAACCTCGGCTATCTCGCCAAAATCCACCGGGTATCCCGCAGATTTTTGTAATAGTTTATTAATTGTACGAGTTTTTTCCAATAGAGTACTCATGCTGTCACTCCCCCTGATTATTAAAGAATATAACGACTTAGATCGCGGTTTGCTACGACGTCTTTTAGCTTTTCCCGAACATATTCACTGTCTATCGTGAGTGACTGTCCTTTAAGTTCCGGGGCCTCAAAGGAAACATCTTCCAGCAACTTTTCTAAAATGGTGTGTAGACGTCTTGCGCCAATATTTTCGTTTTGTTCATTTACAGTATAAGCAATATCGGCAATTTCTACAAGAGAATTTTTTGAAAATTCAATATTAACTCCTTCGGTGCGCAACAATTCGGTATACTGTTTGATTAGAGAATTTTGTGGTTCAATAAGAATTTGTTCAAAATTACTGCGACTTAGGCTCTCCAGTTCCACTCTGATGGGGAAACGTCCCTGTAATTCTGGTATTAAATCGGATGGTTTAGCGATGTGGAAGGCCCCGGCAGCAATGAATAAAATATGGTCGGTTTTTACCGCTCCATATTTTGTCATCACGGTAGAACCTTCAACAATGGGTAAAATATCCCTTTGTACACCACCCCGTGAGACATCTGCTCCGGCATTTACTCCTTCGCGGGTGGCAATTTTATCTATTTCATCCAAGAAAATGATACCATGATCCTCAGCTCTTTTCACTGCCTGGGCGGTCAGCTCATCCATATCGATTAATTTCTGAGCTTCTTGCTGGGTTAATATCTTCCTGGCTTCACTGACAGTAACCTTACGCTTACGCTTCTTTTTCGGGAAGATATTCCCCAACATATCCTGTACATTTACCCCTAGTTCTTCTATCCCATTACCGGTAAACACTTCTAACATAGGGGTATTATTACCTTCTACCTCAATTTCTAAATACTCGTTTTCCAGTTCCCCACGCTGTAATTTTTCTCTGAGGGTCTCCCTTTCAAACTTAATGCGGCTATTATACTGCTCCCATTGTTTTTCATCCTCTTGATTATTTTGCACGCCGCCAAACAACATTTCAAAGGGATTTTTGGTTTGCGCCGGCTTACCGGGCAAGGGAGCCAACAATTCAATAATTCTTTCCTCGGCTAATCGTTTAGCTCTTTCTTCTACTTCCTCAAGTTTCTCCTGCCTAACCATGCGGATGGATGTCTCCACCAAGTCCCGCACCATGGACTCCACATCTCGTCCTACATAGCCTACTTCTGTAAATTTGGTGGCTTCCACCTTGACAAAGGGTGCTTTGACAAGCTTCGCTAATCTACGGGCTATTTCAGTTTTACCTACACCGGTAGGACCAATCATCAATATGTTTTTAGGTACCACTTCATCTCTCAGGTCTTCGGGTAGTCTACTGCGACGGTAGCGATTACGTAAGGCTATAGCCACCGCCCTTTTGGCTTTTTCCTGCCCCACTATATATTTATCCAGTTCATTTACAATCTGTCGAGGTGTTAGGGCCTCCATAGGCTCCACTCCTTTGACCTTTATATTTCTTCCACCACGATATTGTTATTAGTATAAACACATATATCTGCTGCCAGACTTAAGGCTTCCCGGGCAATTTCACCAGGGGTAAGGGTAGTGTGCTTGGCTAAAGCTCTCGCAGCAGCTAAAGCGTAAGGGCCTCCTGAGCCAATGGCAGTAACTCCCTCATCAGGCTCGATAACCTCGCCATTTCCCGATAAGACCAAAAGATTCTCTTGATTAGCAACAATTAGCATAGCTTCCAGGGCTCGCAAATATTTATCTGTTCGCCACTCCTTAGCCAACTCAACTGCTGCCCGCAGCAGGTTGCCGTGATATTCTTCCAACTTTCCTTCAAACTTTTCAAATAAAGTAAAGGCATCTGCCACCGAACCGGCAAACCCGGCAATTACTTTCCCCTGATGGAGGCGTCTGACCTTACGGGCAGTATGCTTCATGATCGTATTTTGACCAAAGGTTACTTGCCCGTCCCCGGCTACAGCTACCTTCGACCCTTTTTTTACTGCGACAATGGTAGTGGCGTGCATCATCGGTATCCCTTCCCTCTTCGGATAAGTAAAAGTTTTTCAGATCCATACCTGGTTTTACGCCCTCGGGTGGCTGATTTTGTAAACCTTTTTCAGCTTTTGCTTGGTCACATGGGTATAAAGCTGGGTGGTTGACAAAGAAACGTGCCCTAATAACTCCTGAACACTACGCAAATCAGCACCGTTATCCAATAGGTGAGTGGCAAAGGAATGACGAATAGTGTGGGGGCTAATACCATCCTTAAACCCTAATTGCTGACAATATTTAGCCAGAATTTTACGGACACCTCTGTCACTTAACCTGTTACCCTGGTAATTCACAAAAACTGCCTGACATTCCTGTGCAGCGAGCAAAGGTCGTACAGATTGTAAATAAAGCTGCAGTGTTGCCACCGCCTGTTGGTGAATTGGTACAATTCTCTCTTTGGAACCCTTACCCATAACCCTGATATAACCCCTGGCCAAATCAAGGTGGCTGAGATTTAAAGAGACCAACTCGGAAACCCGCATACCACTGGCGTACAATAGCTCAAACAGAGCCCTGTCCCTAATGCCAAGTGGACTGTGATCCGGTGCCTCAATTAAGTCCTTGGTCTCCTCCGGAAAAAGAAACTGTGGTAATCTTTTTTCTTGTTTCGGATTACTCACCCTTTGCAGCGGGTTATTTTTCACCAGGCCTTCGTTGTACAAAAACCTAAAAAAAGTACGCCATGCCGCCAAACGCCTGGCCACAGTGGCACGGCTCAGATTTCTCTGATAAAGATGGGCCAAATATTGTCTTAACAACTTTCCATCAATATCTGTGGGCAGTAACTTCTCCTCGGATGTGTTAAGAGCCTGGGCAAAAAACTCCAAGCCATCAAACAGATCCTTCTGATATGCCTCAATGGTATGACTTGAAAAATTTTTTCGGATACTCAAAAAATCAACGTAATGGTCTATTAAAGTGTACACAGCTTAAACACCATGTCGAAATTTGAAATATAATAAAATATATCACAAGCAAACTTAAAATTGCAACTACCTTTTGACAATTCAAGAGTTATGTTGTCTTATTAAAAAGCATTTATGCTCTTGCTTGTTTTATCGAATGTCGGGTAGTTTTGCCAATGCCCTTTTGGCATGAGCTTGCCCCCGCTCCCTTTTCCCCTTCAAGCGAACAGGAAGTTCCGGGAATAAACCAAAGGTAACATTCATAGGTTGGAAACCTTTTTGCGGGGCAGTGGTAATGTAATGAATAAGTGCCCCGTGGGCTGTTTCCGGCGGGAAAGTAATTAATTCCTTCCCTTGGATCAATCTGGCCGCATTTACACCTGCTAAAAGTCCCGCGGCTGCCGACTCAACATATCCCTCTACCCCTGTGATCTGACCGGCAAAAAAGATGGATTCTCTCTTTTTTAGTTGCAAAGTGGGTTTTAATAATGCCGGTGAGTTAATAAAAGT
This region of Desulforamulus ferrireducens genomic DNA includes:
- the pyrH gene encoding UMP kinase, with the translated sequence MVTPKFRRVILKLSGEALAGQKGYGIDPEVVYSIAQQIKDVMELRVQVAIVVGGGNIWRGISGSTKGMDRATADYMGMLATVINSLALQDALEKIDVVTRVQTSFEMRAVAETYIRRRAIRHMEKGRVVIFAAGTGNPYFSTDTTAALRAAEVEAEIILMAKQVDGVYDSDPLKNPDAKKFEELTYIEVLNRGLQVMDSTAVSLCMDNKIPLLVFDLNQKGNIKRAILGERIGTFVGGEFNG
- the tsf gene encoding translation elongation factor Ts; its protein translation is MAEISASMVKELRERTGAGMMDCKKALAEVGGDMEKAIEFLREKGLAAAAKKAGRIAAEGIVEAYIHGGGRIGVLVEINCETDFVAKNADFRALAKDIAMQIAATKPEYVRREEVPAEAIEKEREILRAQALNEGKPEKIVDKMVEGRIEKYFKEVCLLEQPFVKDPDKTVQHVINEIIAKIGEKIDVRRFTRYEMGEGLQKRQDDFAAEVAAQIKN
- the rpsB gene encoding 30S ribosomal protein S2, translating into MAVISMKQLLEAGVHFGHQTRRWNPKMAPYIFTDRNGIYIIDLQKTVKKVEECYEFVKQTAAEGGTILFVGTKKQAQEAVKEEAERCGMYYVNQRWLGGMLTNFQTIRRRIDRLHELERMEQDGTFEVLPKKEVAQLMHEKEKLDKFLGGIKNMRRLPSALFVIDPRKERIAVAEARKLGIPIVAIVDTNCDPDEVDYVIPGNDDAIRAVKLLTNKMADAVLEGKQGEQVAE
- the codY gene encoding GTP-sensing pleiotropic transcriptional regulator CodY, whose amino-acid sequence is MSTLLEKTRTINKLLQKSAGYPVDFGEIAEVLSQNIECNCYIIDRRGRALGYRFMPKFACDIMKDIVEGSKRFPEEYNESLLSINETHANFCQTYDSCVFFNEEKCKGEHKVTTVVPIMGAGSRLGTLVLAKFGQEFTDEDLVMAEYGATVVAMEILRARAGRMEEEARKKAAVQIALGTLSYSELDAVQHIFEQLEGDEGVLVASKIADRVGITRSVIVNALRKFESAGVIESKSLGMKGTYIRVLNDRLIEELQRLKHS
- the hslU gene encoding ATP-dependent protease ATPase subunit HslU, producing MEALTPRQIVNELDKYIVGQEKAKRAVAIALRNRYRRSRLPEDLRDEVVPKNILMIGPTGVGKTEIARRLAKLVKAPFVKVEATKFTEVGYVGRDVESMVRDLVETSIRMVRQEKLEEVEERAKRLAEERIIELLAPLPGKPAQTKNPFEMLFGGVQNNQEDEKQWEQYNSRIKFERETLREKLQRGELENEYLEIEVEGNNTPMLEVFTGNGIEELGVNVQDMLGNIFPKKKRKRKVTVSEARKILTQQEAQKLIDMDELTAQAVKRAEDHGIIFLDEIDKIATREGVNAGADVSRGGVQRDILPIVEGSTVMTKYGAVKTDHILFIAAGAFHIAKPSDLIPELQGRFPIRVELESLSRSNFEQILIEPQNSLIKQYTELLRTEGVNIEFSKNSLVEIADIAYTVNEQNENIGARRLHTILEKLLEDVSFEAPELKGQSLTIDSEYVREKLKDVVANRDLSRYIL
- the hslV gene encoding ATP-dependent protease subunit HslV, with the protein product MMHATTIVAVKKGSKVAVAGDGQVTFGQNTIMKHTARKVRRLHQGKVIAGFAGSVADAFTLFEKFEGKLEEYHGNLLRAAVELAKEWRTDKYLRALEAMLIVANQENLLVLSGNGEVIEPDEGVTAIGSGGPYALAAARALAKHTTLTPGEIAREALSLAADICVYTNNNIVVEEI
- the xerC gene encoding tyrosine recombinase XerC gives rise to the protein MYTLIDHYVDFLSIRKNFSSHTIEAYQKDLFDGLEFFAQALNTSEEKLLPTDIDGKLLRQYLAHLYQRNLSRATVARRLAAWRTFFRFLYNEGLVKNNPLQRVSNPKQEKRLPQFLFPEETKDLIEAPDHSPLGIRDRALFELLYASGMRVSELVSLNLSHLDLARGYIRVMGKGSKERIVPIHQQAVATLQLYLQSVRPLLAAQECQAVFVNYQGNRLSDRGVRKILAKYCQQLGFKDGISPHTIRHSFATHLLDNGADLRSVQELLGHVSLSTTQLYTHVTKQKLKKVYKISHPRA